The genomic region CCATCAACAGATCATCAGAATCGCCGCCGAGAACGCCCCCCGGTTGCGCGAGGCTCGCAACTATCACCTCGTAAGGAAGCGGACCTCGCGCGGTGAGCAAGTTCCGCGCGGCGGCAGTCAATTCAGCGAAATCCGTTGACGTTACCTGCATTTCAACTCCCCAGTAGGCGCGACCACCCTCGTCATGCTCGATGACCAATTCTCTCATCGTCCGAGCCGGCCCCTGAACACCACCCACAACGGACAGCCGCCCTAACAGGGCAAGCGCCAGGTGCACAACGCGTCTCGCCAGGACGCCGCCGACGGCCCCTTACTGCGAGCTCGGCGAGTCGGTCGTCGACGGCCGGCGGCAACAGTTCTGCACGCACGTCGGCTACCGCCCCTCTCCCTCTGAAAGTTGGAGTGCCGGTGGGTCGGTGATGTCGCACAGCAGTAGTTCGTCGCCTTCGACGGCGAAGTGGAACACCTTGCCGTTGTCGCTGCCGCCGGGCCGGAAGAAGAACACCATCATCGACCAGCTGGCGGCGGTGTCCTCGGCGAACTCTCCGAACCCGAGAATCTCGATCGGCGAGCCGGGCGCTCCGACCTGGGCCAGGCGCTTACCGGCGTCGGTGCCCGGACCGGACGCCGCGCACGTCAGCGCACGCACGTTGGCGTCCTGGCGGTCGCGGATCTGCTGCGCCCACAGCCGCACGGTGCTCTGGGCGACGGCTTCACCTTGCTCGCGGGGCATCGCCGCGGCCGCGGCGATGGGCCGCATCGTCACCCGCTCGTGGGTCAGTGCGAATCCGACTGCCGCACACAGCATTGCCACCGCGACGATCGCGGCCAGTAGTGGCCAGCGGTACCCGGCTGGCCGGGGTGTCATGAGATCGCCCCGCATACCTTGAGCTCACCGTCCTCGTTCACCAGCACGTACGTGTCGCCGAAGAAGTTGTTGGCGCCGACCGCGGCGTGCTGTCGTCCGGCTGGGGTGAGGCCGATCTGCCGGTACATCACGTCGATCTGGGCGCCGTTGCGGGTCTTGGCGTACCGGAAGAACCCGTCGATGTGGTCGCGGGCCTGGACCCGGTACCCGGTGGGGTCGAGGATCGTCGGCAGGTCCCGGGCGATGGTGCCGGTGGGGTTGGCGCACGTCAGCTGCCGCACCGTCGCCGTGTCGCCGCTGTCGGCGGCCTGAAGCCACGCGGTTACCACCTGCTGGGCGTGCAGCTGCTCGGCCGACGGCGCGGGTGTCGGGGTGAGGCCGGCTCGCGGGGCGGGCCAGATCGTCATCGCCAACACCACGACGGCTGCGATCAACGCCACGACGGCCACCGCCCACAACGCCCACCGCCCTGCCCGGCTCGGCGCTGACGTCGGTGCCGAATGTCTGAGCGGAGATGGTGAAGCCACGGCCTGATGCTAGCTGTGGTCCGTAACCGTGCGCCGATTCCGGCGACGACGGTGTGCGACGTGTGCGCCAGTTACCGATTGACCGAAAGTTGGCTCACGGAACCGTGCCTAACTCGCGGCGCGCGAGAGGCGCCGTTTGGCTAGTTCGTCCTGACCGGAGCCTGGTACAGCGGCCTGGGTGACCGTCTCGGGGGCAAAGTCCCGCACGTTGGCACGCAGCTGGGGCAGCGATGCCCCCACCGCGATAGCGAAGGCACCTTGGCCGCCCGCAAGGAGGTCCACCAGTTCGGTGGGCGAGGTGTATTCGTAGACGCTGACACCATCGGATACTAGGGTCAGCCCGGCTAGCTCGGTGACACCGCGGTCGCGAAGTGCGTCAACGGCGATGCGGATGTTGGTCAGCGAAATGCCCACGTCGAGAAGCCCTTTGACGACGCGGAGCACCGCTAAGTCGCGAAACGAGTAGAGCCGAACGCTGCCGGAACCCGAAGCGCCGGCGATCGACGGCCGGACCAGGCCGGTGCGGTCCCAGTAGTCGAGCTGGCGGTAGGTGATGCCCACGATCTGGCATGCAGCGGGGCCGCGCCAACCTTGGGCGGCGTCGGTCGTCGGGGACACGACAGCGTCGAGCCCCTCGAAGGTGAGTTGTTGCGGCTCGGGCATGGGTTCCCTCCTGGGCCTTGTTCACGCTCTGCTCGATTTCAATCGTATGTCGACAACTGCGCGGTGCTGTCGAGGACGCGCCTGAGTGCGACCAAGTAGGGCCCGACTCGGTCGATAATCGAATCCCGTTGCTACTCAACAGACCTCGACAGCCTCACTGGCCCCACTGGTCTCATTCTTTGCAGCGCGTGACTACGACGCTCCGCGTCCCCAGGGTGGCGTCGCGTCGCGAGCCCGGGCCGCGGACGAGGTCACGGTCGGGCAGTGACGCCGTGGGGGCCTGGTCGCCGGGCGTCGGCGGTCGTATGGCCCTGCGCGGCGCACAACCGGGTCGCCGTCTGCCACCGTCGGCCAAGTTGGAGCAGTTCGACTGCGTCATCGATCAGGCCGGCCCGCGAAAAGACTGACGCCGCCGGGGCCCCCGGCACCTCAGCCTCCCCGCGCAGCTTGGCCCTGCTCGCCAGGTGAAGTCGAATCGCGTGTTGCAGCTCAGGCACATCGGTGCTCCGCCGACTGTAGGAATCCATGTCAGCGGTGATGTACCGCGACAAGATCATCACCGCGTCACGGATCTCAATGACCCGCAGATGCAGCTGAAATACGGGGTGGTTCATGCCTGCGTCTTCGACCAGCGGGTGCACAATCTCCGGGCATACGGCCGTCATAGCGCCCCAGAACGCGTTCAATCGACAGTTAAGGAACCGCGAATAGAGCTCTGCCCGTATGTATTCCACCCCGTATCGCACGAGTGGGATAGCCGAGAGCAGAGCGATCGCCGCAGAGTCGACGAGCGGATCGACACGTTCTACGGCGGCGTAGTCGTTGAGCACCGGGCTGTAGTGTCCCGTCGCCGCCACCAACGTGACGATCGACACCGACAGCGTCTGCAGGAGCCATCCCGCCGCGAGCACCGTCACCCAGACGCACGCCAGCAGTTCTAGCCCGCGGGGTCTGTTCTTGAGCTCCCGAAAGCAAATCACCAGCAAGAGAAGGGAAAAGCCGTAGCTCAGGGCATCATGGGCAGCGATTCCCACAACTGCCGCCGGCACGCCACCGGAGTAGGCCAGGATCGCCCAGCCCGCATGAAGGCCGTGGGCGGCGGCGGGCCGCGGATCCGAGGTACCCACAACCCATTCGACAGCGAGCACCGACGCGACAGCTGCCAGCCATACCGCAGCGGTCACGGCCCGCGATTCCGACTTGTTGAGCCAGGCCAACCCGAGGAGCAGGAACGACGCCGAACTCAGCGTGATCGTCGCTTCGCTGAGGTGGTTGAGTAACGAGGGGGTGAGTAGTCCGCCGGCGAGATGGCCAAAGGCTCGTTGCACCGTCTCGTCGCGCATGGCGGCAACGCTGACGAGTAATGCGACGGCGAGATTGAGTGCTCGATCGGCGCGGGTTGCATTGAGGATCAGCATTCGGGCCACGATGATCGCGGCCGTGCCCAGCAGGATCGGCAGGGAAAGTGATGCTGGCACAGCGCCTTACGCCGCCGCGTCCGTGGTTGTCAGCTCGCGCGGCCGCGGCCGGCACCAGCTTAGAACTGAAATAGGTCAAACCCTCTCGTGGTCGTGCCTTGCTGAGACAACAGCAGCGAGGCGAACAGTTCGGCCTGGCGCTCTTGGGTGTCGTCAAAGGTCGTGCGGGCCATGAAATGTGTCATGGCCGAGACGTCGATATCGGGCAGCAGCGGTGAGACTGGCTGGAAATCGGTTGTGTCCGTGACGGATTCGGGACGATGTTCAAGCACGATGTGTCCGATCTCATGCAGGATGATTTGCTGGCAGTGGTACTGCGAGGTGAACTGGTCGTACAGGATGACGTCGACGTCGTCATACTGCAGCCACAGTCCGCAGGGGCGGTGCAGCGCCCGGGCCGGGTAGGGCTCAAGCCTGATCGACCGACCGCGCTGCTGCTCGACGCCGCCGATGAAGTCACGCAGATTCCAGGGGTCCGGGATCGGCACTTCCTTCAGTGCTACCAGCACCCGTTCGGTGTCGGCGGTCGCCTGTCTGGGCAGCCCCCGCAGCAGGCGGCGCAGCGTCAGGGCAGGCGGGTGCGCCGGGCCGATGACGCTTCGCACTGATTGGTGCCGGGGGTTGAGCATTGACGCCTCGCTACTTGGATTGTTGCTAGTGCTATCGGTTGCCGGTTGTCTAGGCCAGGTGCACAGCGAAGAAGGCAAAGAGACGCTGCCACGAGTCCTCTGCTGCGGGCCCCGAGTACGGCATTCCGATGAGCCGGCGAACAACGGCCGGAACGCGCGAGGTACTCGCGAAGGCGTGCCCGACATCCGGATATTCCTTGACGTCGTGCGGTACGCCGTACTGGGTCAGGGCTGATTCGAGTTCGGCCGCCGATCCAGGTTTGACGATCCGGTCTTTGGCGCCGAAGCTGGCCACAAGTGGGCAGGACGTTTCCATGATGGACAGGTCGCTGGGCAACAGGCCGTAGTTGGCTCCGGCAGCATCATATTTCCCGCTGGGGGCGGCCATGAGTGCCAGGCCAGCTCCGAAGCAGAAGCCAACGATGCCGGCCTTCCCGGTGCACCGTTCGTCAGCGAGCAGATACTCACGCGCGGCTGCGATGTCATCGAACGCGTCGCCGGCGCCTGAGAAGTGGCTCTGGATCGTGGCAGCCATACTGCGAACGCACCTCCGTCGGTAAAGACGGGGGGCTAGCGCGAGGTAACCCTCGGCCGCGAACCTGTCGGCCTGAGCTTCCAAGTCGGCCGTCATACCGCGAACGTCTTGGATGATCACGACGGCAGGCCAGGGCGGCGGGGAACTCGGCACCGCGAGGTACCCGGGCTGGGCGGCAGTGTCGCTGGTGTAGGTGATGGTCGGCATTGCCCTGCCTTCCGCTAGCAGTTACTGGGACCGGCTATCCCCCACACCTTCCATCATGCGCTGTCGACGTTTGCCCGTATAGAGATGGCAGGTTTGCTTTGACGGTCGAAAGTCACAGGGCGCGACGCGGGTGGTGCTGGGGGCCTGGTTATTGACGCCGGTGAGCACAGTGCCCATCGACGTCGAGACCTCATGGCGACAAAGACACTTCAGATTCCTCCCCGTTGCTCAGCGCACCCGACCGGTATTGCACTGAATACACCCGGCTGCGCGCCGTCCCCCCGGTCCGGCAAACCAAACCTTACAGCGATAATGTGCAACATGTCGACGGTAATGTTTTTGGTGTTGGTTGTATAGTTTCACGTGTCAGTTGTAATGTCTACTCACATGAGGTCCGTGCTCGACATCGCAGGTGCGCCGCAACCGGAGGCCGCCGAGCCGACCACCCGCGAGAAAATCCTCGACGCCGCAGCGACCCTGATCGCCGCCCACGGCGAAGAAAAAATGAAGATGAGCGACGTCGGCAAATCCATCGGCCTAACCCACGGCGCCGTCCAGCACCATTTCGGCACCAAAAAAGTCCTGGTCGACGAAACCAATCAACACGTGCTCAAGCAGATCAGCGCCATCCTCGAAGTGCCCGACACCGACGACGCGGAAATGCTCCGCGAAGCCGGCAACCGACTGATCAACATCTTCGTCGAGCAACCACACCTGATGGACTACATCAGCCGATCACTCGTCGACGGCGGCGACGTCGGCAAAGTCATGTTCAGATGGTTCTACGAGCTATCCGACGCCCAAGGCGAAACGTTCGCCAAGAAGGGCATGCTGCCCCCGGGAATCGACCGAGTATGGGCCGCACTCAACGTCGTGATCCTGCGCGTCGGCGCGTTCATCCTCGAAGAACACATCAACGAGTACCTGCCCGAACCGTTCAAAACCAAAGAGCAGATTCACCGCTGGGAAGACTCCATTTTCCACCTCATCCGCGGCGGGCAGCTCATCGAGCCACCAACACCGCCAGACGCTCCTGCCGATTAGCAACGTGCGGCGGCGCCGAATGATGTACGAGGGGTCACCAGGTCGGCGCCGCCGCCCTATCACTCAAACCATGCCGAAGCGTCCAGCCAGCTCGAGGATCGCACGCTGCTAGCGAAATTTGATCCTCGCCGGAACCGGACCTCCCGCGACAACGGTTAACGGTGCCGCGAGCGGGA from Mycolicibacterium sp. TY81 harbors:
- a CDS encoding DUF6545 domain-containing protein, encoding MLILNATRADRALNLAVALLVSVAAMRDETVQRAFGHLAGGLLTPSLLNHLSEATITLSSASFLLLGLAWLNKSESRAVTAAVWLAAVASVLAVEWVVGTSDPRPAAAHGLHAGWAILAYSGGVPAAVVGIAAHDALSYGFSLLLLVICFRELKNRPRGLELLACVWVTVLAAGWLLQTLSVSIVTLVAATGHYSPVLNDYAAVERVDPLVDSAAIALLSAIPLVRYGVEYIRAELYSRFLNCRLNAFWGAMTAVCPEIVHPLVEDAGMNHPVFQLHLRVIEIRDAVMILSRYITADMDSYSRRSTDVPELQHAIRLHLASRAKLRGEAEVPGAPAASVFSRAGLIDDAVELLQLGRRWQTATRLCAAQGHTTADARRPGPHGVTARP
- a CDS encoding TetR/AcrR family transcriptional regulator, with product MRSVLDIAGAPQPEAAEPTTREKILDAAATLIAAHGEEKMKMSDVGKSIGLTHGAVQHHFGTKKVLVDETNQHVLKQISAILEVPDTDDAEMLREAGNRLINIFVEQPHLMDYISRSLVDGGDVGKVMFRWFYELSDAQGETFAKKGMLPPGIDRVWAALNVVILRVGAFILEEHINEYLPEPFKTKEQIHRWEDSIFHLIRGGQLIEPPTPPDAPAD
- a CDS encoding MerR family transcriptional regulator; the protein is MPEPQQLTFEGLDAVVSPTTDAAQGWRGPAACQIVGITYRQLDYWDRTGLVRPSIAGASGSGSVRLYSFRDLAVLRVVKGLLDVGISLTNIRIAVDALRDRGVTELAGLTLVSDGVSVYEYTSPTELVDLLAGGQGAFAIAVGASLPQLRANVRDFAPETVTQAAVPGSGQDELAKRRLSRAAS
- a CDS encoding dienelactone hydrolase family protein, whose product is MPTITYTSDTAAQPGYLAVPSSPPPWPAVVIIQDVRGMTADLEAQADRFAAEGYLALAPRLYRRRCVRSMAATIQSHFSGAGDAFDDIAAAREYLLADERCTGKAGIVGFCFGAGLALMAAPSGKYDAAGANYGLLPSDLSIMETSCPLVASFGAKDRIVKPGSAAELESALTQYGVPHDVKEYPDVGHAFASTSRVPAVVRRLIGMPYSGPAAEDSWQRLFAFFAVHLA